From the genome of Edaphobacter dinghuensis, one region includes:
- the hisD gene encoding histidinol dehydrogenase, whose amino-acid sequence MKLVRTFGRSKAAAAALIETLEQRGASNTAKVEPVVRRILADVRKGGDAALRKYAAKFDGLTKRQSLRVSSEEMQAAWDETAPELQAAMMVARGNILAFAEAQKPSEWTIAPSDGVKTGQIVRPLGSVGCYVPGGRYPLPSTLLMTVTPAQVAGVERIVVCSPKPARETMAAAWLAGVTEFYRVGGAQAIAAMAYGTEAITRVDKIVGPGNLFVTAAKTIVSNECGIDMPAGPTEIVVTSETGDASGIAADLVAQAEHDPEALPILITSNEALAKNVAGEVKLQAAKNKIAKQSLAAQGAIFVTSTVAEAQELTNRLAPEHLTVDAAADLKWVRNAGSVFVGAYAPQSMGDYVSGPNHVLPTGRVGRVRGGLSVMDFVKVITVQEYTRKGLRKIGPHAIALAEAEGLVGHAESVRVRMR is encoded by the coding sequence ATGAAGCTGGTGCGAACATTTGGACGGAGCAAAGCTGCTGCGGCTGCTCTGATAGAGACGCTGGAGCAACGCGGAGCCTCGAACACAGCGAAGGTAGAGCCGGTAGTGCGGCGGATTCTTGCAGACGTTCGCAAAGGCGGCGATGCTGCGCTGCGAAAATATGCCGCCAAGTTTGATGGGTTGACGAAGAGACAATCTCTGCGGGTCTCATCTGAAGAGATGCAGGCGGCCTGGGATGAGACTGCACCGGAGCTGCAAGCTGCCATGATGGTCGCGCGCGGCAACATTCTTGCGTTTGCCGAGGCGCAGAAACCGTCGGAATGGACGATTGCCCCTTCTGACGGTGTAAAGACCGGGCAGATCGTTCGGCCGCTGGGAAGCGTGGGTTGCTATGTACCGGGTGGGCGGTATCCTCTGCCTTCCACGCTACTGATGACGGTAACTCCAGCACAGGTAGCAGGAGTGGAGCGAATCGTCGTATGTTCGCCTAAGCCTGCGCGGGAGACGATGGCTGCGGCATGGCTTGCCGGAGTAACTGAGTTTTATCGCGTTGGCGGAGCACAGGCGATCGCCGCGATGGCCTACGGCACCGAGGCGATTACTCGCGTCGACAAGATTGTGGGGCCGGGAAATTTATTTGTAACCGCCGCCAAGACAATTGTTTCGAACGAGTGCGGCATCGATATGCCCGCCGGCCCGACCGAGATTGTCGTGACCAGCGAGACCGGAGATGCCTCTGGAATCGCAGCAGACCTCGTAGCACAGGCAGAGCATGATCCAGAGGCTTTGCCTATCCTGATTACAAGCAATGAAGCGCTGGCAAAGAACGTTGCCGGCGAAGTAAAGCTGCAAGCTGCGAAGAACAAGATTGCGAAACAATCACTGGCAGCCCAGGGAGCAATATTTGTAACTTCAACTGTTGCAGAGGCACAAGAGCTGACCAACCGCCTTGCTCCTGAGCATCTGACGGTTGATGCAGCGGCAGACCTGAAGTGGGTTCGCAATGCAGGAAGTGTCTTTGTAGGCGCCTACGCTCCGCAATCAATGGGCGATTACGTCTCGGGACCCAACCATGTGCTGCCAACAGGACGCGTCGGACGTGTACGCGGCGGCTTGAGCGTCATGGACTTCGTCAAGGTAATCACCGTGCAGGAGTACACGCGCAAAGGTCTACGAAAGATTGGCCCCCACGCTATTGCGCTGGCCGAAGCAGAAGGCCTGGTTGGTCACGCAGAGAGTGTTCGAGTGAGGATGCGATGA